From the Chitinolyticbacter meiyuanensis genome, one window contains:
- the phoR gene encoding phosphate regulon sensor histidine kinase PhoR, with the protein MLWLRSIIYYLAITLISLFVGGIAGAESGLTLACVLLGLSVCFHLYNLGRLYRWMQHPRVDNVPTSFLLWQDVFDKLYEQVRNQRKNQDKLANTLERFTSAGEALPDGVIILDEFDRIEWCNQAATQHLAIDRNSDVWQVVTNIVRQPSLREYLRTQDFAHPLLLRTTRPSEQVLSVQLVPFDSTRKLLLSRDITQLDRVQMVHRDFIANVSHELRTPLTVVGGFAETMMDMPEMEASTRTQQLQLMVEQTQRMQRLVDDLLTLSRLENGQQLKEEEVDVPQLVRLLQAEAEGLSQGRHTIKVAEIASARLIGNHDELHSALGNLVSNAIRYTPAGGEITLAWRLEHDVPVFAVQDSGIGVSPEHIPRLTERFYRVDRGRSRATGGTGLGLAIVKHILQRHQGQLAVKSKLGEGSEFAARFPNHRALVD; encoded by the coding sequence ATGCTTTGGCTGCGCTCCATCATCTATTACTTGGCGATCACGCTGATCTCGCTGTTCGTTGGCGGCATTGCCGGCGCTGAATCCGGGCTGACCCTTGCCTGCGTGCTGCTCGGCCTGTCGGTGTGCTTCCACCTCTACAACCTGGGCCGGCTGTACCGCTGGATGCAGCATCCGCGGGTGGACAACGTGCCGACCAGCTTCCTGCTGTGGCAGGACGTGTTCGACAAGCTGTACGAGCAGGTGCGCAACCAGCGCAAGAACCAGGACAAGCTGGCCAACACGCTGGAGCGTTTCACCAGTGCCGGCGAAGCACTGCCTGACGGCGTGATCATCCTCGACGAATTCGACCGCATCGAATGGTGCAACCAGGCCGCCACCCAGCACCTGGCGATCGATCGCAACTCGGACGTGTGGCAGGTGGTAACCAATATCGTGCGCCAGCCCAGCCTGCGAGAGTATCTGCGTACGCAGGATTTCGCCCACCCGCTGCTGCTACGCACCACCCGGCCTTCCGAGCAGGTGTTGTCGGTGCAGCTGGTGCCGTTCGATTCGACGCGCAAGCTGCTGCTCAGCCGCGACATCACCCAGCTCGACCGGGTGCAGATGGTGCACCGCGACTTCATTGCCAACGTGTCGCACGAGCTGCGTACGCCACTCACCGTGGTCGGCGGCTTCGCCGAAACGATGATGGACATGCCCGAGATGGAGGCGTCCACCCGTACCCAGCAGCTGCAGCTGATGGTAGAGCAGACCCAGCGCATGCAGCGGCTGGTCGACGACCTGCTGACGCTGTCGCGGCTTGAAAATGGCCAGCAGCTGAAGGAAGAGGAAGTGGACGTGCCGCAACTGGTGCGCCTGCTACAAGCCGAGGCCGAAGGGTTGTCGCAGGGCCGCCATACCATCAAGGTGGCCGAGATCGCCTCGGCGCGGCTGATCGGCAACCACGACGAGCTGCACTCGGCGCTGGGCAATCTGGTCTCCAACGCCATCCGCTATACGCCGGCCGGTGGTGAGATCACGTTGGCCTGGCGACTGGAGCACGACGTGCCGGTGTTTGCGGTGCAGGATAGCGGCATCGGCGTTTCGCCCGAGCACATCCCGCGGCTGACCGAGCGCTTCTACCGGGTGGACCGCGGTCGCTCGCGCGCCACCGGCGGCACTGGGCTGGGCCTTGCCATCGTCAAGCACATCCTGCAGCGCCATCAAGGCCAGCTCGCCGTGAAGTCCAAGCTCGGCGAAGGCAGCGAATTCGCCGCACGCTTCCCCAACCACCGCGCACTGGTCGATTAA
- the tal gene encoding transaldolase, with the protein MSRIAAIKPLGQRIWLDNLSRGLIQAGTLQQLLTDDAIAGVTSNPAIFYKAISSDPLYADDLAKLKADASLTAEQRYEALVVPDVQATCDLNLPQYQSSEGLDGYVSLEVSPFLANDYAGTVAAAHRLWAAVNRPNAMIKVPATQAGILAFEQLIADGINVNITLMFSLKHTDDVLTAYIRGLEARKAAGLPLDHVRAVASVFLSRVDVLLDKKLEEIGSPEALALRGKSAIAFVKVAYEHYKKLFYGTRFAELKAAGAHPQRLLWASTGTKNPAYRDTMYVEELIGADTVNTVPDATLDAFRDHGEAAARLETGTADAVATLVTLRKLGFDFNIVGEQLQSEGLKLFDEAFEKLLQLTA; encoded by the coding sequence ATGAGCCGCATCGCCGCCATCAAACCCCTGGGCCAACGCATTTGGCTCGACAACCTGTCCCGTGGCCTCATCCAGGCCGGCACCCTGCAACAACTCCTGACCGACGACGCCATCGCCGGCGTCACCTCCAATCCCGCCATCTTCTACAAGGCCATCTCGTCCGATCCGCTCTACGCCGATGACCTCGCCAAGCTCAAGGCCGATGCCAGCCTCACCGCCGAGCAACGCTACGAAGCCCTGGTGGTGCCGGATGTGCAGGCCACTTGCGACCTGAACCTGCCGCAGTACCAATCCAGCGAAGGCCTCGATGGCTATGTGTCGCTGGAAGTGTCGCCGTTCCTGGCCAACGACTACGCCGGCACTGTGGCTGCTGCGCATCGCCTGTGGGCTGCGGTGAACCGCCCGAACGCGATGATCAAGGTGCCCGCTACGCAAGCCGGTATCCTGGCGTTCGAACAGCTGATCGCCGATGGCATCAACGTGAACATCACGCTGATGTTCAGCCTGAAGCACACCGATGATGTGCTGACCGCCTACATCCGCGGCCTGGAAGCGCGCAAGGCTGCTGGCCTGCCGCTGGATCATGTCCGCGCCGTGGCGTCGGTATTCCTGTCGCGCGTCGATGTGCTGCTGGACAAGAAGCTGGAAGAGATCGGTTCGCCGGAAGCGCTGGCACTGCGTGGCAAGAGCGCGATCGCCTTCGTCAAGGTGGCCTACGAGCACTACAAGAAGCTGTTCTACGGCACCCGTTTCGCCGAGCTGAAGGCGGCTGGCGCCCATCCGCAGCGCCTGCTGTGGGCCTCGACCGGCACCAAGAACCCGGCCTACCGCGACACCATGTACGTGGAAGAGCTGATCGGTGCCGACACCGTGAACACCGTGCCCGATGCCACCCTCGATGCATTCCGTGACCATGGCGAGGCTGCTGCCCGCCTGGAAACCGGTACTGCCGATGCCGTCGCCACCCTGGTGACGCTGCGCAAGCTGGGCTTCGACTTCAACATCGTTGGCGAGCAGCTGCAGAGCGAAGGCCTCAAGCTGTTCGATGAGGCGTTCGAGAAGCTGCTGCAGCTGACGGCCTAA
- the phoB gene encoding phosphate regulon transcriptional regulator PhoB translates to MPANILLVEDEPAIQELIAFNLTQAGHHVMRADSVEGAQTIVRNALPDLILLDWMLPGMSGIDFAKKLRGEERTKQIPLIMLTARSDEQDKIVGLETGADDYITKPFSPRELQARIKAVLRRRAPQVTDDTVEIQGLRLDPATHRVTGNGEAIDLGPTEFRLLHFFMTHPERVHSRAQLLDHVWGDHVFVEERTVDVHIRRLRSALEASGYDKLIQTVRGTGYRLSAQ, encoded by the coding sequence ATGCCCGCCAACATCCTGCTCGTTGAAGACGAACCGGCCATCCAGGAACTGATCGCATTCAACCTCACCCAGGCCGGGCATCACGTGATGCGGGCCGACTCGGTGGAAGGCGCGCAGACCATCGTGCGCAATGCCCTGCCCGACCTGATTTTGCTTGACTGGATGCTGCCCGGCATGTCCGGCATCGATTTCGCCAAGAAGCTGCGCGGCGAAGAGCGCACAAAGCAGATCCCGCTGATCATGCTGACCGCGCGCTCGGATGAACAGGACAAGATCGTTGGCCTCGAGACCGGCGCCGACGACTACATCACCAAGCCGTTCAGCCCGCGCGAGCTGCAGGCACGGATCAAGGCCGTGTTGCGCCGCCGTGCGCCGCAGGTGACCGACGATACCGTCGAGATCCAGGGCCTGCGCCTCGATCCGGCCACGCACCGCGTCACCGGCAATGGCGAGGCGATCGACCTCGGCCCCACCGAGTTCCGCCTGCTGCACTTCTTCATGACCCACCCCGAGCGCGTGCACTCGCGCGCCCAGCTGCTCGACCATGTCTGGGGTGACCATGTGTTCGTCGAGGAACGCACTGTCGACGTGCATATCCGCCGGCTGCGCTCGGCGCTGGAAGCTTCCGGCTACGATAAGCTGATCCAGACCGTGCGCGGCACCGGCTACCGCCTCTCCGCCCAATAA
- a CDS encoding gamma-butyrobetaine hydroxylase-like domain-containing protein: MAGLQPSTPNPIEIHLHRASATLEVTFDDGARFVLPAEFLRVLSPSAEVRGHGAGQGVLQVGKRAVRLANVEAVGHYAVKLTFDDGHDSGLYSWDYLYQLGRDQARLWQGYLDELAAAGASRDRQ, from the coding sequence ATGGCCGGACTGCAGCCTTCCACGCCCAATCCCATAGAAATCCATCTGCATCGCGCCAGTGCCACGCTGGAAGTGACGTTCGACGACGGCGCGCGCTTCGTGCTGCCAGCTGAATTCCTGCGCGTGCTGAGCCCGTCGGCCGAGGTGCGGGGCCATGGCGCAGGGCAGGGCGTGCTGCAGGTCGGCAAGCGCGCGGTGAGGCTCGCCAACGTCGAGGCGGTTGGCCATTACGCGGTGAAGCTGACCTTCGACGACGGCCACGATTCCGGCCTCTACTCCTGGGATTATCTCTATCAGCTCGGTCGCGATCAGGCGCGGCTGTGGCAGGGCTATCTCGACGAGCTGGCCGCCGCCGGCGCCAGCCGCGATCGGCAATGA
- a CDS encoding ubiquinone biosynthesis accessory factor UbiJ translates to MLAGLVNRLLAHDAAAGAELARHAGRVLRLEFPVIAGTLAITADGRFEKSTAESEATLSLPLAFFIAFVFDHASAQRQLHLSGDAELAMAVGRVLGELRWDVAEELSSFVGDIAAQRIIKLAGRFGGIPGAIGARMFSHLVEYWRDEAPLLANKMDVARYCGEVDVLRDDVARLAKRIDLLTKKD, encoded by the coding sequence ATGCTGGCCGGCCTCGTCAACCGCCTGCTGGCGCATGATGCGGCCGCCGGCGCCGAGCTCGCCCGCCACGCTGGGCGGGTGCTGCGGCTGGAATTCCCGGTGATTGCCGGCACACTGGCCATCACCGCCGATGGTCGCTTCGAGAAATCCACTGCCGAGTCGGAGGCGACGCTGTCGCTGCCACTGGCCTTCTTCATTGCCTTCGTGTTCGACCACGCCTCGGCCCAGCGCCAGCTGCATCTGTCCGGTGATGCCGAGCTGGCCATGGCCGTTGGCCGGGTACTGGGCGAGTTGCGCTGGGATGTGGCCGAGGAGCTGTCATCCTTCGTTGGCGACATCGCCGCGCAGCGCATCATCAAGCTGGCCGGGCGCTTCGGCGGCATCCCCGGTGCCATTGGCGCGCGCATGTTCAGCCACTTGGTCGAATACTGGCGTGACGAGGCACCACTGCTCGCCAACAAGATGGACGTCGCGCGCTATTGCGGCGAGGTCGATGTGCTGCGCGACGACGTGGCGCGACTGGCCAAGCGTATCGACCTGTTGACCAAGAAGGACTGA
- the ubiE gene encoding bifunctional demethylmenaquinone methyltransferase/2-methoxy-6-polyprenyl-1,4-benzoquinol methylase UbiE, which yields MTDSSTHFGFKTVKESEKAQKVAEVFHSVAQKYDVMNDLMSAGLHRAWKFFTIETSGAKAGDRVLDIAGGTGDLSKAFCKKVGKTGQVWLTDINSSMLGVGRDRLLDAGFAVPTAQCDAEKLPFPSNYFDVVTVAFGLRNMTHKDAALAEMFRVLKPGGRLLVLEFSKVWAPLKPAYDLYSFKLLPFMGKFVAGDADSYQYLAESIRMHPDQETLKTMMQDVGFGRVEYHNMSAGIVALHKGYKF from the coding sequence ATGACGGACTCCAGCACCCATTTCGGTTTCAAGACGGTCAAGGAATCGGAAAAGGCCCAGAAGGTTGCCGAGGTGTTCCACTCGGTGGCGCAGAAATACGATGTGATGAACGACCTGATGAGCGCCGGCCTGCACCGCGCCTGGAAGTTCTTCACCATCGAGACCAGTGGTGCGAAGGCCGGCGACCGCGTCCTCGACATCGCCGGCGGCACGGGTGACCTCTCGAAGGCTTTCTGCAAGAAGGTCGGCAAGACAGGCCAGGTGTGGCTCACCGACATCAACAGCTCGATGCTGGGCGTGGGCCGCGATCGACTGCTCGATGCCGGCTTTGCCGTGCCGACGGCACAATGCGATGCCGAGAAGCTGCCGTTTCCAAGCAATTATTTCGACGTGGTCACCGTGGCGTTTGGCCTCAGAAATATGACGCACAAGGATGCGGCGCTCGCCGAAATGTTCCGCGTGCTCAAGCCCGGCGGGCGCCTTCTGGTGCTGGAGTTCTCCAAGGTGTGGGCGCCGCTTAAGCCGGCCTACGATCTCTATTCGTTCAAGCTTTTGCCCTTCATGGGCAAGTTCGTCGCGGGTGACGCCGATTCCTACCAGTACCTGGCCGAATCGATCCGCATGCATCCTGATCAGGAAACGCTGAAGACCATGATGCAGGATGTGGGCTTCGGCCGCGTCGAGTATCACAACATGAGCGCCGGCATCGTGGCGCTGCACAAGGGATACAAATTCTGA